One genomic segment of Saprospiraceae bacterium includes these proteins:
- a CDS encoding TIGR01777 family protein — protein sequence MANILIAGANGLIGRSLSAYLSLQGHDIKWLVRRKSGNNNYLQFLWDPASGTLEKEAFDGIDVLINLAGSPIAAGRWTQKRKADILNSRIQSIQTLREGLDCISKRPTQIIQASAIGYYGHRPGERLTETGSPGSEGFLCQTTRQWESEANSLKAYTQTLTIVRTGLYLHPDGGVWPKLIMTLPFRILNYFGNGNQIYSWIHHEDYQRAIEHLIQYKIEGAVNLTAPNPVSNKELINAIKAHYPWKLVFSVPSILLQTALGEMSSLLLDSCNALPEKLVESSFQFQFHKIEHAVSALLKASILNKISQRN from the coding sequence ATGGCAAATATTTTAATAGCTGGTGCCAATGGTCTCATAGGTAGAAGTTTGTCGGCCTATTTAAGTCTCCAGGGCCATGATATCAAATGGCTGGTCAGACGTAAATCAGGGAATAATAATTATCTGCAGTTTTTATGGGATCCTGCCTCCGGCACGTTGGAAAAAGAGGCCTTTGATGGAATTGATGTGCTCATCAATCTTGCCGGTAGTCCGATAGCCGCCGGACGATGGACCCAAAAAAGAAAAGCCGACATTCTGAATTCGAGGATACAAAGCATTCAGACCTTAAGGGAAGGGCTCGATTGCATCTCAAAAAGGCCCACTCAGATCATTCAGGCTTCCGCCATAGGATATTATGGCCACCGACCCGGAGAACGGCTGACAGAAACCGGATCGCCCGGCTCTGAAGGATTTCTCTGCCAAACCACGCGTCAGTGGGAATCTGAAGCGAATTCTTTGAAGGCATATACCCAAACACTAACGATTGTTCGTACCGGACTTTATCTTCATCCGGATGGCGGGGTCTGGCCAAAGCTCATCATGACACTCCCCTTCCGAATTTTAAACTATTTTGGAAATGGAAATCAAATATACAGCTGGATACACCATGAAGATTATCAACGCGCTATTGAGCATTTGATCCAATATAAAATAGAAGGCGCTGTCAACCTCACTGCACCGAATCCGGTTAGCAACAAGGAATTGATAAATGCGATTAAGGCCCATTATCCGTGGAAACTTGTGTTTTCCGTTCCTTCCATCCTGTTGCAAACGGCACTGGGTGAAATGAGCAGTCTGCTGCTCGATTCGTGCAATGCGCTTCCTGAAAAATTAGTGGAAAGTAGTTTTCAATTTCAATTTCATAAGATCGAGCATGCTGTAAGTGCTTTATTAAAGGCTAGTATATTAAATAAAATTTCGCAACGAAATTAA
- a CDS encoding sulfite exporter TauE/SafE family protein, with the protein MSFELIFFTGLVTGLIGGLHCVGMCGPIALSLGYSNPGFLQALIYNFGRAVSYSFMGLIFGFIGNHLALTGLQQSISIVAGILILLIFGMQYIFKNKPWLISHWYRSILQTLKDFVARPKSKWFSFELGVVNAWLPCGLVYLALMTALASGSPWSGAGIMFFFGLGTIPLMLLFMLSGRKVLSIARINYQKFVPYFILMMAVLLILRGLNLGIPYLSPGTNVGVQCH; encoded by the coding sequence ATGAGTTTTGAACTCATCTTCTTTACAGGTTTAGTTACGGGTTTGATTGGTGGATTACATTGCGTAGGGATGTGCGGTCCGATCGCATTAAGCCTAGGATATTCCAATCCGGGTTTTTTACAAGCATTAATTTACAACTTCGGGCGGGCCGTATCATACTCTTTTATGGGATTGATTTTTGGTTTTATAGGAAACCACTTGGCATTGACCGGATTGCAGCAAAGTATATCAATTGTAGCAGGGATATTAATTCTGCTCATTTTTGGGATGCAATATATTTTCAAAAACAAACCCTGGCTGATCAGCCATTGGTACAGATCAATTCTACAAACTCTCAAAGATTTTGTTGCCAGACCTAAATCAAAATGGTTTTCATTTGAATTGGGTGTTGTCAATGCCTGGTTACCCTGCGGACTTGTTTATCTGGCGCTCATGACAGCATTGGCCAGTGGCAGCCCTTGGTCCGGCGCAGGGATCATGTTTTTTTTCGGATTAGGCACCATTCCTCTGATGTTGCTATTCATGTTATCGGGACGAAAGGTCCTTAGTATAGCCCGTATAAATTATCAAAAATTCGTTCCTTACTTTATTTTGATGATGGCAGTTTTATTGATATTGCGAGGATTGAATCTGGGTATTCCGTATTTAAGCCCGGGTACCAATGTTGGAGTACAATGTCATTGA
- a CDS encoding FixH family protein, translating to MSWAYRIVLVYAAFMAMIFYFLYVASQQDNQLMDDHYYEKEQQFINVVEGARNLDAIGKPVSVSVREGNVQISFPLEAIAQFKDGIIEFKCLSDQSKDLRLNMTPDQQGVFIIPATSFIRAQYQLRMEWISNEIPYAFREKFYYLRS from the coding sequence ATGAGTTGGGCTTACAGGATCGTGTTGGTTTATGCAGCATTTATGGCTATGATCTTTTATTTTCTGTATGTGGCTTCGCAACAGGACAACCAATTGATGGATGATCACTATTACGAGAAAGAGCAGCAATTTATCAATGTAGTAGAAGGAGCTAGAAATCTCGATGCCATTGGTAAGCCTGTTTCTGTAAGTGTTCGCGAAGGAAATGTCCAAATCAGTTTTCCCCTCGAGGCCATTGCTCAATTCAAGGATGGAATCATTGAATTTAAATGCCTGTCCGATCAATCCAAAGATTTAAGATTAAATATGACTCCTGACCAACAGGGTGTATTCATCATCCCGGCAACTTCTTTCATTCGCGCACAATATCAGTTGCGTATGGAATGGATCAGCAATGAAATACCCTATGCATTCAGAGAAAAGTTTTATTACCTCCGGTCATGA
- the ccoG gene encoding cytochrome c oxidase accessory protein CcoG gives MNPEDLQHADGFRDRVSSVTSSGKRKWVYALKPTGKFYKWRNYSTLVYLLVFFGLPFVKVNGEPFILINVVKGKFIIFGNIFWPQDFFIFAVGMIALIIFIVLFTVIYGRLFCGWACPQTIFMEMVFRKIEWWIEGSPNAQKSRNEKKWDADTMWRKGLKHLIFLLISAVIAHTFLAYILSIDEVYKIIKEPISQHLSLFSGLVVFTLLFYGVFAFVRDIVCTTVCPYGRLQSVMFDKDTMQIAYDYSRGEPRGKIAKNATRTEGDCIDCKKCVFVCPTGIDIRDGVQMECVGCTACIDACDEVMDKVGFPKGLIRYASENEISKGTRFHFNNRMKAYSVLLVILTGLMTFLVWSGKSIDTHIKRAQGQLYQELDDQHYGNLYVAKILNKTNSEQQLEFRLENMEGEIRSIGNKDQILKPESVNEWEFFIVLDRNKVTSRKTELELGVYKGQKRIQKIKTNFLGPFK, from the coding sequence ATGAATCCCGAAGATTTGCAACATGCGGACGGTTTTAGAGACCGGGTTAGTTCTGTTACCAGTAGCGGAAAGCGCAAATGGGTTTATGCTCTAAAACCAACCGGAAAATTTTATAAATGGAGAAATTATTCTACACTGGTTTATTTACTGGTGTTTTTCGGATTGCCATTTGTTAAAGTAAACGGAGAACCTTTCATTCTGATCAATGTCGTCAAAGGAAAATTCATAATATTCGGCAACATTTTCTGGCCTCAGGATTTTTTCATTTTTGCAGTCGGCATGATCGCTTTGATCATATTCATTGTATTGTTTACGGTAATTTACGGCAGATTGTTTTGCGGTTGGGCCTGTCCGCAAACGATATTTATGGAAATGGTATTTCGCAAAATTGAATGGTGGATTGAAGGATCACCCAATGCTCAAAAATCCCGCAACGAAAAAAAATGGGATGCCGATACCATGTGGCGAAAAGGATTGAAGCATCTGATATTTTTGTTGATTTCGGCAGTGATTGCCCATACTTTTCTTGCTTATATTCTGAGCATTGATGAAGTTTATAAAATCATCAAAGAGCCCATTTCCCAACATTTGAGTTTATTCAGCGGGTTGGTAGTTTTTACATTATTGTTTTATGGCGTTTTTGCTTTTGTTCGCGACATCGTCTGCACTACTGTTTGTCCTTATGGCAGACTGCAGAGCGTGATGTTTGATAAAGACACGATGCAAATTGCCTATGACTATTCAAGGGGAGAACCCAGAGGTAAGATTGCAAAAAATGCAACTCGCACTGAGGGCGATTGTATCGATTGTAAGAAATGTGTGTTTGTGTGTCCCACCGGAATCGACATACGCGATGGTGTACAAATGGAATGTGTGGGATGTACGGCTTGTATTGATGCCTGTGATGAAGTCATGGACAAAGTCGGATTTCCAAAAGGGCTCATCCGATATGCTTCTGAGAATGAAATTTCAAAAGGTACCAGGTTTCATTTTAATAACCGGATGAAAGCCTATTCGGTTTTATTGGTAATTTTGACTGGCCTGATGACTTTCCTTGTATGGAGTGGAAAAAGTATTGATACCCATATAAAAAGAGCGCAGGGACAACTGTATCAGGAATTGGACGACCAACATTATGGAAATTTGTACGTGGCTAAAATATTGAACAAAACTAATTCAGAACAGCAGCTTGAGTTTAGATTGGAAAATATGGAAGGGGAAATCAGGAGCATCGGGAATAAAGACCAAATCTTGAAACCGGAATCTGTGAATGAATGGGAATTTTTTATAGTACTTGACCGAAATAAAGTAACCAGTCGAAAAACGGAATTGGAATTAGGTGTATATAAGGGACAAAAAAGGATACAGAAAATTAAAACTAATTTTTTAGGACCATTTAAATAA
- a CDS encoding c-type cytochrome has protein sequence MNRKNKSVKFLSLLLGLLCPLFLSAQNVAEASGTTKDQTGFAFDLDTALFVMAFTLAVVIIILSGLVRSAFQYHFKNKMDSGKMKTIAILVMLAAANQSLFAKSANPSFAEKFIDTMNPQSWILLVVIAVELFILLYMVRWIKQFTGLYTYQRPQTNTKTVSWWDRINAFKPIEQEANMDTGHNYDGIRELDNITPPWFTAGFLATIVFAGIYMYRYHVAYSAPLMIEEYNLAMDVAEKEKLEFLKTESNLVDENTVTLLPSGQFEEGKTIFKTACAVCHGEAGQGTVGPNMTDDYWIHGGSVKQIFSVIKYGVIEKGMKSWKDDYSANQIAQLTSYIKSLRGTNPPGAKEPQGELYKEEEMTVAKDSLAIKDSAVTK, from the coding sequence ATGAACCGCAAGAATAAATCTGTAAAATTTTTATCGCTGCTTTTAGGTTTATTGTGTCCTTTGTTTTTAAGTGCACAAAACGTTGCAGAAGCAAGTGGAACAACAAAGGATCAAACCGGCTTTGCCTTTGATCTGGATACAGCTTTGTTTGTAATGGCTTTTACATTGGCTGTTGTTATCATTATATTATCTGGATTGGTCCGGTCAGCATTTCAGTATCATTTTAAGAATAAAATGGATTCCGGAAAAATGAAAACCATAGCTATTCTGGTGATGTTGGCTGCGGCAAATCAATCGCTGTTTGCTAAAAGTGCAAATCCTTCTTTCGCAGAAAAATTTATCGACACCATGAATCCACAGTCCTGGATTTTGCTGGTGGTCATAGCAGTGGAGCTGTTTATTCTGCTCTACATGGTCAGATGGATTAAGCAATTCACCGGTTTATATACTTATCAAAGGCCTCAAACCAACACCAAAACGGTAAGCTGGTGGGATCGCATCAACGCTTTCAAACCTATTGAGCAGGAAGCCAATATGGATACCGGTCACAATTACGATGGGATCCGGGAATTGGATAATATTACGCCTCCCTGGTTTACTGCCGGATTTTTAGCCACGATTGTATTTGCAGGAATTTATATGTACCGCTATCATGTGGCATACAGTGCGCCTCTCATGATTGAGGAATACAACCTTGCTATGGATGTTGCAGAAAAAGAAAAACTGGAATTTCTAAAGACAGAGTCCAATCTCGTCGATGAAAACACAGTGACCCTTTTACCTTCCGGACAATTCGAAGAAGGAAAAACCATATTTAAAACAGCCTGCGCGGTCTGCCATGGCGAAGCAGGCCAGGGCACTGTAGGACCCAATATGACCGATGATTATTGGATTCATGGCGGTAGCGTAAAGCAAATATTCAGTGTCATCAAATACGGAGTTATTGAAAAGGGAATGAAATCCTGGAAGGACGATTACTCTGCTAATCAAATTGCACAACTTACCAGTTATATAAAATCACTGAGAGGTACGAATCCTCCGGGAGCAAAAGAGCCTCAGGGCGAATTGTACAAAGAAGAAGAAATGACAGTTGCGAAAGACAGTCTGGCAATAAAAGACAGCGCTGTCACAAAATAA
- a CDS encoding CcoQ/FixQ family Cbb3-type cytochrome c oxidase assembly chaperone — MKFSYYLEKIAGIEIYPLISLILFVVFFIGVTILAFSSSKETIQHLENLPLDKNDQI, encoded by the coding sequence ATGAAATTCAGTTATTATTTGGAAAAAATCGCTGGCATAGAAATTTATCCATTGATTTCACTTATACTCTTTGTTGTTTTCTTTATTGGGGTAACCATTCTGGCTTTTTCCAGCAGTAAAGAAACCATTCAGCACCTTGAAAATCTTCCTTTAGATAAAAACGATCAAATCTGA
- the ccoN gene encoding cytochrome-c oxidase, cbb3-type subunit I, with amino-acid sequence MQLEQFQYDNKIPRLFAIATLFWGAVGMLLGVIIAFQLVFPALNFDLSFLTYGRMRPVHTNAVIFAFVGNGIFTAIYYALPRLLKTSMWSSKLSKIHFWGWQSIIVLAAVTLLSGFTTGKEYAELEWPIDILITLIWVVFGINMFGTILTRRERHLYVAIWFFIASWVTVAMLHIVNSFEMPVTWYKSYSWYAGVQDALVQWWYGHNAVAFFLTTPYLGLMYYFLPKAADRPVYSYRLSIVHFWSLIFLYIWAGPHHLLYTALPDWAQSLGTVFSIMLILPSWGGMLNGLFTLRGAWDKVREDPVLKFFVVAVTAYGMSTFEGPMLSLKNVNAISHYSDWTVAHVHIGALGWNGFLTFGMLYWLIPKLYNVNLYSKKLASTHFWIGTLGIILYAIPMYWSAFRSYFMMKTFTPEGQLQYQFMDVVQTVMPFYFLRALGGTIFLIGVFVMVYNLIKTAKQGKFVESETAQAAALEKKYTAPKSYFWHSVIERKPILLLVLSLVVVGIGGLVELVPTFLVKSNVPTISSVKPYTPLELQGRDIYIREGCYNCHSQMIRPFRYEVTRYGEYSKSGEFVYDHPFQWGSKRTGPDLARVGGKYPDSWHFNHMLDPTSISPGSNMPRYPWLFENDLNISTTPSKIHAMRKMGVPYAAKLETTGNEILKVQADQIAANLKKDKIEISSDKEIIALIAYLQRLGKDVRTSGISNK; translated from the coding sequence ATGCAACTTGAACAATTTCAATACGACAACAAAATTCCCCGGTTATTTGCCATTGCAACCCTGTTTTGGGGTGCTGTAGGTATGTTGCTTGGTGTGATCATTGCTTTTCAGCTGGTTTTTCCCGCTTTGAATTTTGACCTGTCCTTTTTAACCTATGGGCGAATGAGGCCAGTCCATACGAATGCTGTCATTTTTGCTTTTGTAGGCAACGGGATTTTTACAGCAATTTATTATGCACTGCCGCGCCTGTTAAAGACGTCCATGTGGAGTTCAAAATTAAGTAAGATCCACTTTTGGGGTTGGCAATCCATTATTGTTCTGGCAGCAGTGACCTTGTTATCCGGGTTTACAACCGGTAAAGAATATGCTGAACTCGAATGGCCAATTGATATTCTGATTACCCTCATCTGGGTGGTTTTTGGAATCAACATGTTTGGTACGATCCTGACCAGAAGAGAGCGGCATTTGTACGTGGCCATTTGGTTTTTCATTGCTTCCTGGGTCACCGTGGCCATGCTGCATATCGTCAATTCTTTTGAAATGCCTGTAACCTGGTATAAATCCTATTCCTGGTATGCGGGGGTGCAGGATGCCTTGGTTCAATGGTGGTATGGGCATAATGCTGTTGCTTTTTTCCTGACAACACCTTACTTGGGTCTGATGTATTATTTCCTGCCCAAGGCTGCCGACCGACCTGTGTATTCGTATCGATTGAGCATCGTGCATTTTTGGTCGTTAATTTTCCTTTATATCTGGGCCGGCCCGCACCACTTGTTATACACAGCATTGCCCGATTGGGCGCAATCCTTGGGAACCGTTTTTTCAATCATGTTGATCCTTCCAAGTTGGGGAGGTATGCTCAATGGTTTATTTACGCTGCGAGGAGCCTGGGATAAAGTGAGGGAAGATCCGGTTCTTAAATTTTTTGTCGTTGCTGTGACTGCTTACGGTATGTCCACTTTTGAAGGGCCGATGCTATCCTTGAAAAATGTAAATGCCATTTCTCATTACAGCGATTGGACCGTTGCGCACGTGCATATTGGAGCTTTGGGATGGAATGGATTTTTGACTTTTGGGATGCTTTATTGGCTGATCCCCAAATTGTATAATGTAAATCTGTACAGTAAAAAACTGGCATCCACACATTTCTGGATTGGTACTCTGGGCATTATTCTTTATGCCATTCCGATGTACTGGTCGGCATTCCGCTCGTATTTTATGATGAAGACTTTTACTCCGGAGGGGCAGCTGCAGTACCAGTTTATGGATGTAGTACAAACCGTCATGCCTTTCTACTTTTTAAGAGCATTAGGTGGTACCATCTTTTTAATAGGCGTTTTTGTCATGGTTTACAATCTGATCAAAACAGCTAAACAGGGAAAATTTGTTGAATCAGAAACTGCTCAAGCAGCAGCACTTGAAAAAAAATATACAGCTCCCAAATCTTATTTCTGGCACAGCGTGATCGAAAGAAAACCAATCTTGTTATTGGTCTTGAGTTTAGTGGTAGTTGGCATCGGTGGGTTGGTTGAGTTGGTTCCAACTTTTTTGGTTAAATCCAATGTTCCAACAATCAGCAGTGTAAAGCCTTATACTCCGCTGGAACTTCAAGGAAGGGATATTTACATTCGCGAGGGTTGTTACAACTGCCATTCGCAGATGATCCGTCCATTCAGATATGAAGTCACCCGTTATGGCGAATATTCCAAATCAGGTGAATTTGTCTACGACCATCCATTCCAGTGGGGAAGTAAGCGTACCGGTCCGGATCTCGCCAGGGTTGGGGGAAAATATCCCGACAGCTGGCATTTCAATCACATGCTGGATCCCACATCTATCTCTCCGGGATCCAATATGCCTCGTTATCCATGGTTGTTTGAAAATGATCTGAACATCAGCACGACTCCTTCTAAGATTCATGCAATGAGAAAAATGGGGGTTCCTTATGCAGCCAAACTGGAAACGACCGGCAATGAAATTCTAAAAGTGCAGGCCGATCAGATAGCAGCGAATCTTAAAAAAGACAAGATTGAAATTTCATCAGATAAAGAAATCATCGCATTGATTGCATATTTACAAAGATTGGGTAAAGATGTGCGAACTTCGGGAATCAGCAATAAGTAA
- the ccoS gene encoding cbb3-type cytochrome oxidase assembly protein CcoS, which yields MSVLILLIIVSICIAGGFLIAFLWGSGDGQFDDVYSPARRILFDDEYESNQNPNE from the coding sequence ATGAGTGTATTAATCCTTTTAATTATCGTAAGTATCTGTATTGCAGGGGGTTTTCTCATTGCCTTCTTGTGGGGTTCCGGCGACGGACAATTTGACGACGTGTATTCCCCTGCAAGACGTATCCTGTTTGATGATGAATACGAATCCAATCAAAATCCAAACGAATAA
- a CDS encoding heavy metal translocating P-type ATPase metal-binding domain-containing protein, protein MSENNKGEKIAQATLCYHCGTKCPDLKVRLDAKYFCCEGCKLVYELLEDQGFCKYYDLNQHPGLSQKFTVWRDKFTFLDLPEVRNAILHFSDGNQSHVHLYLPQMHCSSCLWLLEQVHKFDPGIIYSRVHFTDKKIHIAYEEKNTSLRKVVELLTTLGYEPQIDLHTRGGTINIQNSRKRIVKIGVAGFCFANIMMLSLPEYFSGGTIAETSLGHMFSLVILILSLPVFFYAAGEFFAGAWKGIRARYVNIDLPIALAIALTFGRSLYEMQAGLGNGYMDSMSGIVFFMLVGRFVQDRSNRSISFDRNYKSFFPIAVMTYRHQEIIPIPIEKLRIGDCIYIHNQEIVPVDGELISGEAELDYSFVTGESVKILVAKGEKVFAGARQTGSQIQLKVIKPVEQSYLTSLWNRSYADKNDQEHEIDRIGKYFTMVVLMLAGIASWYWYQQERPDLMWNAMTTILIVACPCALLLASNYTHGNVLKILAKNKLYLRHADVLEQLAGIGHIVFDKTGTLTEGTSHHIQFVGDRLTRDQAERVYSLARQSNHPLSVAIYQFGKLQQPIEVHHFKQWEGKGIEAWIDEHHLKLGSAEFTGFGQVLTGQGSSIHVYEDGKHLGYFLVRQVYRTQLDKLFNKLQGVYELSVISGDQNHDQNYLSGIVRKEEQVKFNCMPEDKLHYIQQLQNTGQKTLMIGDGLNDAGALKQSNVGIAVTENKNNFSPACDAILDGTSFGKLPNLLKFVHDGRRVVFMVFIYSFLYNIIGSYFALQGILSPVIAAILMPASSISIVLLTSAMTYGYAVKRNLEK, encoded by the coding sequence ATGTCTGAAAACAATAAAGGAGAAAAAATCGCACAAGCGACCTTGTGTTATCATTGTGGTACCAAGTGCCCGGATTTAAAGGTCAGGCTGGATGCCAAATATTTTTGTTGTGAAGGCTGTAAACTCGTGTATGAACTTCTGGAAGATCAGGGGTTTTGTAAATATTACGACCTGAACCAGCATCCGGGTTTATCGCAGAAGTTTACTGTTTGGAGGGATAAATTTACATTCCTCGATCTACCCGAAGTAAGAAATGCCATATTGCATTTTTCCGATGGAAACCAGTCTCATGTTCATTTGTACCTGCCGCAAATGCATTGTAGTTCCTGTTTGTGGTTATTGGAGCAAGTCCACAAATTCGATCCGGGAATTATTTATTCGAGAGTTCATTTTACGGATAAAAAGATCCACATTGCCTACGAAGAAAAAAATACCAGTCTTCGCAAAGTAGTCGAGTTGCTGACAACCCTGGGCTATGAACCCCAGATTGATCTCCATACCCGGGGCGGGACGATAAACATTCAAAATTCCAGAAAACGCATTGTTAAAATTGGAGTCGCCGGATTTTGTTTTGCGAATATCATGATGTTGAGTTTGCCTGAATATTTTTCAGGGGGTACGATTGCCGAAACTTCTTTGGGTCATATGTTCTCTCTGGTCATACTCATTCTGTCTTTACCCGTGTTCTTTTATGCTGCCGGGGAGTTCTTTGCAGGTGCATGGAAGGGTATCCGGGCCAGATATGTAAACATCGACCTTCCCATTGCTTTGGCAATTGCGCTGACTTTTGGCAGAAGTCTGTATGAAATGCAGGCTGGTTTGGGGAATGGTTACATGGATAGCATGTCGGGCATTGTATTTTTTATGCTGGTCGGCAGGTTTGTGCAAGATCGCTCAAACCGTTCTATTTCATTCGACCGCAATTACAAGTCATTTTTTCCCATTGCCGTCATGACGTATCGACATCAGGAAATAATTCCCATACCCATCGAAAAATTAAGAATTGGCGATTGCATATATATCCATAATCAGGAAATTGTACCTGTCGATGGAGAATTGATTTCCGGGGAAGCAGAATTGGATTACAGCTTCGTAACCGGTGAAAGCGTCAAAATTCTTGTTGCCAAAGGTGAAAAAGTTTTTGCAGGAGCCCGGCAAACAGGTTCTCAAATTCAGTTAAAAGTCATCAAACCCGTCGAACAGAGTTACCTCACCAGTTTGTGGAATCGAAGTTATGCAGACAAAAATGACCAGGAGCACGAAATAGATAGGATAGGAAAATATTTTACTATGGTCGTGCTTATGTTGGCAGGTATCGCTTCCTGGTATTGGTATCAGCAGGAAAGACCAGATCTGATGTGGAATGCCATGACAACAATATTGATCGTGGCTTGTCCTTGTGCCTTGTTGTTGGCGAGTAATTACACCCATGGAAATGTATTAAAGATCCTTGCCAAAAACAAACTGTACCTCAGACATGCCGATGTTTTAGAGCAATTGGCCGGAATCGGCCATATCGTATTTGATAAAACGGGTACTTTGACGGAAGGGACCTCCCATCATATTCAATTTGTCGGAGATCGTTTGACCAGAGATCAGGCCGAAAGGGTGTATTCTTTGGCCAGGCAATCCAATCACCCTTTGAGTGTAGCCATTTATCAATTTGGAAAATTGCAACAGCCTATAGAAGTTCATCATTTTAAACAATGGGAAGGCAAAGGAATTGAAGCGTGGATCGATGAACACCATTTAAAACTGGGCTCTGCTGAATTTACCGGATTCGGGCAAGTTCTCACCGGCCAGGGGTCAAGCATACACGTTTACGAAGATGGAAAGCATTTAGGTTATTTTCTTGTCAGGCAGGTCTACCGGACCCAACTTGATAAATTGTTTAACAAATTACAAGGCGTCTATGAGTTATCGGTGATTTCAGGCGACCAAAATCACGATCAAAACTATTTATCCGGCATCGTTCGAAAAGAAGAACAGGTCAAGTTCAATTGCATGCCGGAAGATAAATTGCACTACATACAACAACTCCAAAACACCGGCCAAAAAACCTTAATGATTGGAGACGGACTCAACGATGCCGGAGCCCTCAAGCAAAGCAATGTGGGTATAGCTGTGACCGAAAACAAAAATAATTTTTCTCCGGCCTGCGATGCTATTCTCGATGGTACTTCATTTGGTAAATTACCAAACCTGTTAAAATTTGTTCACGATGGACGGCGGGTAGTCTTTATGGTTTTTATTTATTCTTTCCTGTACAATATCATTGGATCTTATTTCGCACTCCAGGGCATCCTTTCTCCTGTGATTGCGGCCATCCTCATGCCTGCAAGCTCAATCAGCATTGTGTTATTGACAAGTGCGATGACCTATGGGTATGCAGTGAAGCGAAATTTAGAGAAATAG
- a CDS encoding DUF4286 family protein, with protein sequence MVVYNVTVKLNSGIHEEWLQWMRSHHIPRVLSTGIFNKCRLSRLDVEETDGVTYVIQYDAPSMEAMNKYMAQYAPALQKEHIDKYANQFVAFRTYLKVIEEIYPTERKS encoded by the coding sequence ATGGTTGTTTACAATGTTACCGTAAAATTGAATTCCGGTATTCACGAAGAATGGTTGCAGTGGATGCGTTCTCACCACATTCCAAGGGTACTCAGCACTGGGATTTTCAATAAATGCCGCTTATCCAGGCTCGATGTCGAGGAGACCGATGGAGTTACCTACGTCATCCAGTACGATGCTCCTTCTATGGAAGCGATGAACAAATACATGGCCCAATATGCACCCGCGCTTCAAAAGGAACACATCGACAAATATGCCAATCAGTTTGTGGCATTCCGTACTTATTTAAAGGTCATCGAAGAAATTTATCCGACGGAGCGAAAATCCTGA